GTCAACGAGCCGATCGCGCTGATGCTGGCCGAAGGCGAGAGCCCCTCGGCGCTGAGCCAGTCGACGAACGGCGCCAAGCCGGCGCCATCCGCCTCGCCGGCACCGAGCCTGGCCCCGCAGCCGGCGCCGGCAGCACCCGCCCCGACCGCCGTGGCTTCGACGGTAAACCAGATGGCACCCGCGAGCCGCATCTTCGTCAGTCCGCTCGCCAAGCGCATGGCCGCTCAAGCCAAGCTCGACCTGGGCCCGCTCCAGGGCAGCGGTCCCCATGGCCGCATCGTCAAAGCCGATGTCGAGCGCGCGCTCGGCGGCGGTGGGCGCATGCCGGCGCCCGCCCCAGCCGCGGCCGCTCCTCCTGCCGGCGCGCCGTCGCCGCGGGCGGTCGCGGCGGCGGCGTTCCCGGGCGGTCCCGCCTATGTCGAGTTTCCGAACAACAACATTCGCAAGGTGGTGGCGCGGCGGCTCACCGAATCGAAGCAGCACGCGCCGCATTTCTACCTGACGATCGACTGCGAGATCGATCAGCTCCTGAAGCTGCGTGCCGAGCTCAATGCCAAGAACGAGAAGGACGGCATCAAGATCTCGGTCAACGACATGGTGATCAAGCTCGCCGCGCTGGCGCTGAAAAAGGTGCCGGCGGCGAATGCCTCCTTCACCGAAGCAGCGATCCGTCGCTACACCGATATCGACATTTCGGTGGCCGTTGCCATCCCCGACGGCCTCATTACGCCGATCATCCACAAGGCGGACCAGAAGGGATTGGCGCAGATCTCGGCCGAGATGAAGGATCTGGCCGCTCGCGCCCGCGCCGGCAAGCTGAAACCGGAAGAATTCCAGGGCGGCACCTTCTCGATCTCCAATCTCGGCATGTACGGCAT
The DNA window shown above is from Pseudomonadota bacterium and carries:
- a CDS encoding pyruvate dehydrogenase complex dihydrolipoamide acetyltransferase, with amino-acid sequence MPIKILMPALSPTMTEGNLAKWHKREGDPVKPGDVIAEIETDKATMEVEAVDEGVLGKIIVPEGTQAVKVNEPIALMLAEGESPSALSQSTNGAKPAPSASPAPSLAPQPAPAAPAPTAVASTVNQMAPASRIFVSPLAKRMAAQAKLDLGPLQGSGPHGRIVKADVERALGGGGRMPAPAPAAAAPPAGAPSPRAVAAAAFPGGPAYVEFPNNNIRKVVARRLTESKQHAPHFYLTIDCEIDQLLKLRAELNAKNEKDGIKISVNDMVIKLAALALKKVPAANASFTEAAIRRYTDIDISVAVAIPDGLITPIIHKADQKGLAQISAEMKDLAARARAGKLKPEEFQGGTFSISNLGMYGIREFAAVINPPQGAILAVGAGEQRPVVKAGAIAIATVMTSTLSVDHRVVDGAVGAEYLQAFKKLVEDPISMLL